One genomic segment of Planctomycetota bacterium includes these proteins:
- a CDS encoding PEP-CTERM sorting domain-containing protein, translated as MLTRTLTAAAAVAALGISSAASAQLLASDSYVIGSDPAAGEYQVLPLVSQPGTLESLGFADGNYGGGTGTVQFAASDNGLSYAPLGIDGSLSGKVTYSAAPVDPFRRANARNLVSGTPGTSPFYVSHLVNRGGIAPTGDADSYALTGFGNFVQPTIGANSGFLDGVFVGFAQKSSTDSGSLVIRSRTTTGQTAEDTILIDGDLVDTANLTYNIVYKATVNADSVTYWVNATDFTDDASLTATALVTGTINGFQFGDANLDRLNYDARAWNGNVFFDEPMIALAPSDLIVPEPTTAAVLALGGIGAMLRRRRA; from the coding sequence ATGCTCACACGAACCCTCACTGCAGCGGCCGCTGTTGCTGCTCTCGGCATCTCATCCGCCGCCTCGGCTCAGCTGCTGGCGTCCGACTCGTACGTGATCGGCAGCGATCCCGCGGCCGGCGAGTATCAGGTCCTGCCGCTCGTCTCGCAGCCCGGCACGCTCGAGAGCCTCGGCTTTGCCGACGGCAACTACGGCGGCGGCACCGGCACCGTCCAGTTCGCCGCGTCCGACAACGGCCTGTCCTACGCACCGCTCGGCATCGACGGCTCGCTCAGCGGCAAGGTCACCTACTCGGCCGCACCAGTCGACCCGTTTCGCCGGGCCAACGCCCGCAACCTCGTCTCCGGCACGCCGGGCACCAGTCCGTTCTACGTCAGCCACCTCGTCAACCGCGGCGGCATTGCTCCCACGGGCGACGCTGACAGCTACGCCCTCACCGGCTTTGGCAACTTCGTCCAGCCGACCATCGGGGCCAACAGCGGCTTCCTCGACGGCGTCTTCGTCGGCTTCGCCCAGAAGAGCTCGACCGACTCCGGCAGCCTCGTCATCCGCTCGAGGACCACGACGGGCCAGACGGCCGAGGACACCATCCTCATCGACGGCGACCTCGTCGATACGGCCAACCTCACGTACAACATCGTCTACAAGGCGACCGTCAACGCCGACAGCGTCACCTACTGGGTCAACGCGACCGACTTCACCGACGACGCCAGCCTCACCGCCACCGCGCTCGTCACCGGCACGATCAACGGCTTCCAGTTCGGCGACGCCAACCTGGATCGCCTCAACTACGACGCCCGTGCCTGGAACGGCAACGTCTTCTTCGACGAGCCGATGATCGCACTGGCACCCAGCGACTTGATCGTTCCCGAGCCGACGACCGCTGCCGTGCTCGCCCTGGGCGGCATCGGCGCAATGCTCCGCCGCCGACGTGCTTGA
- a CDS encoding FAD-dependent oxidoreductase, which produces MSSETVRRTDVLVVGGGCGGVAAVLSLVSKGVSCILTEPTDWLGGQLTSQGVPPDEHRWIEGDDGFFGATRRYVAFRGAVRSWYRRHGRLSADARADRRLNPGGGWVSRLCFDPAVGERVLRDMLQPHIECGRLEVLCGANPVRAELNNDRVASVVFRTATGVTSVDAKYVLDATEFGDLYPLVGCRFMLGAEGSDVFGEMHGRGDLGGSTDPADQQAISWCFALEHCPGEDHTIDQPASYESWRSFVPELTPPWPGPLFSWDIDDATDPRHLPMIPPPDEPAEGELELWRYRRLVAGHLHDPPKCDVSLWNIVQTDYFRRPAIAPGSDPYLHRDDVLAEAKEQARCFVRWLQTDAPRHDDGHGYPELKLAGDCLGTSDGFAKAVYVREPRRLLAETILTEKQVGIDQRVADGVDRPGLGERFADSVGIGHYMIDLHPTAAGRNSVYVKAAPFEVPLGALLPKAGQPGSANLIAAGKAIGVSHVANGCTRLHPVEWTIGEAAGSLAAWCLARDVRPHEVRENLGELQGFQASLADDGVELSWPDRVAEGVEEGELR; this is translated from the coding sequence ATGAGCAGCGAGACGGTCCGGCGGACTGATGTACTCGTCGTCGGCGGCGGATGCGGTGGCGTGGCTGCCGTGCTTTCGCTCGTTTCCAAGGGAGTTTCCTGCATTCTGACCGAGCCGACCGACTGGCTCGGCGGGCAGCTCACCAGCCAGGGCGTCCCGCCAGACGAGCACCGCTGGATCGAAGGCGACGACGGCTTCTTCGGGGCGACCCGTCGCTACGTCGCGTTCCGCGGAGCCGTCCGAAGCTGGTATCGCCGGCACGGCAGGCTCTCCGCCGACGCACGCGCCGATCGTCGGCTCAACCCCGGCGGCGGGTGGGTCAGCCGGCTCTGTTTCGACCCCGCCGTGGGTGAACGCGTCCTCCGCGACATGCTCCAGCCGCACATCGAGTGCGGTCGCCTTGAGGTACTCTGCGGAGCCAACCCTGTCCGTGCAGAACTCAACAATGACCGCGTGGCCTCCGTCGTTTTCCGAACGGCGACCGGAGTGACCAGCGTCGACGCGAAGTACGTCTTGGACGCGACAGAATTCGGCGATCTCTACCCGCTCGTCGGCTGCAGATTCATGCTCGGTGCCGAAGGGAGCGACGTGTTCGGCGAGATGCACGGTCGGGGCGATCTGGGCGGTTCGACCGATCCCGCCGACCAGCAGGCGATCAGCTGGTGCTTCGCCCTCGAACACTGCCCCGGCGAAGACCACACCATCGACCAGCCCGCGAGCTACGAGTCGTGGCGAAGCTTCGTGCCCGAGCTCACGCCACCCTGGCCTGGGCCGCTCTTCTCGTGGGACATCGACGACGCGACCGACCCGCGTCACCTGCCGATGATCCCGCCGCCAGACGAGCCTGCCGAGGGCGAGCTGGAGCTTTGGCGCTACCGCCGTCTCGTCGCCGGCCATCTGCACGACCCGCCGAAATGCGACGTTTCTCTCTGGAATATCGTCCAAACCGACTACTTCCGCCGGCCCGCCATCGCACCGGGCAGCGACCCGTACCTGCACCGCGACGACGTTCTAGCGGAGGCGAAAGAGCAGGCCCGCTGCTTCGTCCGCTGGCTCCAGACCGACGCCCCTCGCCACGACGACGGCCATGGCTACCCGGAACTGAAACTCGCCGGCGACTGCCTCGGCACGAGCGACGGCTTCGCGAAAGCCGTCTACGTGCGTGAGCCGCGGCGACTGCTCGCCGAGACGATTTTGACTGAAAAACAAGTAGGAATCGACCAACGCGTCGCCGACGGCGTCGACCGGCCGGGCCTCGGCGAACGGTTCGCCGACAGCGTCGGCATCGGGCACTACATGATCGACCTGCACCCGACTGCCGCCGGTCGCAACAGCGTCTACGTGAAGGCCGCTCCGTTCGAGGTGCCGCTCGGTGCGCTCCTTCCCAAGGCCGGCCAGCCGGGCAGCGCGAACCTGATCGCAGCCGGCAAGGCGATCGGTGTGAGCCACGTCGCCAACGGCTGCACGCGGTTGCATCCGGTCGAATGGACCATCGGCGAAGCAGCCGGCAGCCTCGCCGCCTGGTGCCTGGCCCGCGACGTCCGGCCCCACGAAGTGCGTGAGAACCTGGGAGAATTGCAAGGATTTCAAGCCTCGCTCGCCGATGACGGCGTCGAGTTGTCGTGGCCGGATCGCGTCGCCGAGGGCGTCGAGGAGGGCGAATTGCGTTGA
- a CDS encoding GntR family transcriptional regulator, with the protein MSQRTPTIARTQLSPVRAETGKPLYVVARDAIRRAIDDGQFEPGERMPSTAQISREMNVSLVTAHRALGELVGDGLLQRSQGRGTFVRKAANGNGRSLRAMGRVGLVVHRESSLADHYHAQVLEGVRRAARSARLDLVLLRFDDDLRGECDGFLYVNPLPDEVADIAKNKGKACVVVGAAVDPASNVTAVDVDNVDLGRRAARHLIELGHRRLGYVGSGGEATTSNAEDRWRGFCEEARSAGFELDDQHVMHDGGWKLDDDGRQKLQELLENPQSPTAIFAAGYYYALDCYAAAAAARRSVPHDLSLVGVDDPPSAAHLSPALTTLHQPLVNLGETAVAQLLAKITEESPVAPPALTAQLVVRGSTAPATS; encoded by the coding sequence ATGAGTCAACGGACGCCCACGATCGCTCGCACGCAGCTCAGCCCGGTTCGGGCCGAGACCGGCAAGCCGCTGTACGTGGTCGCCCGCGACGCCATCCGCCGCGCGATCGACGACGGCCAGTTCGAGCCGGGCGAGCGGATGCCTTCGACCGCCCAGATCAGCCGCGAGATGAACGTCTCGCTCGTCACCGCGCACCGCGCGCTTGGCGAGCTCGTCGGTGACGGTTTGCTTCAAAGATCCCAGGGCCGGGGCACGTTTGTCCGCAAGGCCGCCAACGGCAACGGCCGCTCGCTCCGGGCAATGGGACGCGTCGGGCTCGTCGTCCACCGAGAGAGCTCGCTGGCCGATCACTACCACGCGCAGGTGCTCGAAGGCGTCCGCCGGGCCGCACGTTCGGCGAGGCTGGACCTGGTGCTCCTGCGATTCGACGACGACCTCCGCGGCGAGTGCGATGGCTTCCTATACGTCAACCCGCTGCCGGACGAAGTCGCAGACATAGCGAAAAACAAGGGAAAAGCGTGCGTTGTCGTCGGTGCCGCGGTCGACCCGGCATCCAACGTCACAGCCGTCGACGTCGACAACGTCGACCTCGGCCGACGGGCGGCACGGCACCTGATCGAGCTGGGCCATCGTCGCCTCGGCTACGTCGGCAGCGGCGGCGAGGCGACCACCAGCAACGCCGAAGACCGCTGGCGTGGCTTCTGCGAAGAGGCTCGATCGGCCGGCTTTGAGCTGGACGACCAGCACGTCATGCACGACGGCGGCTGGAAGCTCGACGACGACGGCCGGCAGAAACTGCAGGAACTCCTTGAAAATCCACAGTCTCCAACTGCGATCTTCGCCGCCGGCTACTACTACGCGCTCGACTGCTACGCCGCTGCGGCTGCCGCCAGGCGTTCTGTTCCGCACGATCTGAGCCTCGTCGGCGTCGATGATCCGCCGTCTGCTGCGCACCTCTCCCCGGCACTGACGACGCTGCATCAGCCGCTGGTCAACCTCGGCGAAACGGCCGTCGCTCAGCTTTTGGCGAAAATCACTGAAGAATCACCCGTCGCTCCGCCAGCGCTCACGGCCCAACTCGTCGTCCGCGGCAGCACGGCACCGGCAACGTCATGA